A stretch of Lathyrus oleraceus cultivar Zhongwan6 chromosome 6, CAAS_Psat_ZW6_1.0, whole genome shotgun sequence DNA encodes these proteins:
- the LOC127094596 gene encoding uncharacterized protein LOC127094596 has product MVENKRQAALEAEITNMANKATYSEICNAGPGEFFKPKPPDEQVSVEQAEQRLDAIYDEEPLGFEKDPVTSSAKMLVQDPLEEIDLGDGSAKIITYIIAKLDPKLKVRVIELLRKNKDCFAWDYDEMLGLKRDLVELKLPIKDGKKPFKQTPRRFAPEILTKIKKEVERLLRCNFIKTTRYVDWIANIVPVIKKSGSLRVCIDFCDLNAATPKDEYPMHVAEMLVDSAACYEYLSMLDGYSGYNQIFIAEEDVSKTAFRCPGAIGTYEWIVMPFGLKNVGATYQQAMNSIFHDYIETFMQAGDFLGFVVHKKGIEINQNKTKAIMETKAPSTKKELQSLLGKINFLRRFISNLSGRTQAFSPLLRLKQGKFEWNDEHQKAFDKIKHYLTNPPILVPPCGKKPMRLLLKKFEYVDIKHVPRIKNQEANDLAQIASGYKISKEKLEELVEVRGKAMAARLSPTDLESTQLGYANKKEFEILAIDTLIDTNWRNPIINYLKDPSTDTERKTKYRALSYVLIGNELFKKTPEGILLKCLGESEAYLALSSVHSGACGAHQAGHKMKWLLFRYGMYWPTMLKDCIEFAKGCQECQIHAGTQHAPHVGKKPKNWHKTLDQALWACQTSPKEATNTTPFQLTFGHDAVLPIEVYLQSVRIQRQGEIPSDLYWEMMINELVDLDEDRLHALEVLRRQGERVARAYNKRVKGKTFTMNDLVWKVILPMDRKNKALGKWSQHWEGPFRILKAFSNNAYEIEELEEDRRILKVNGKYLKKYKPFMHEVRIITVSKKLSWPKW; this is encoded by the exons ATGGTTGAGAACAAAAGACAAGCGGCTCTCGAAGCCGAGATAACGAACATGGCTAACAAAGCCACATATAGTGAAATCTGTAATGCAGGACCAGGGGAGTTCTTTAAACCAAAACCCCCTGACGAACAAGTATCTGTGGAACAAGCAGAACAGAGATTGGACGCCATCTACGACGAAGAGCCTCTAGGATTTGAAAAGGATCCAGTAACGTCAAGTGCAAAGATGTTAGTGCAAGATCCTCTCGAAGAGATTGATCTCGGAGATGGAAGTGCAAAAATAATTACCTACATCATCGCTAAACTGGACCCCAAGTTGAAAGTGAGAGTTATTGAATTACTAAGAAAGAACAAAGATTGCTTCGCTTGGGATTACGACGAGATGCTTGGTTTGAAGAGGGACCTGGTCGAATTAAAGCTGCCTATAAAGGATGGCAAGAAGCCCTTCAAGCAGACTCCAAGAAGATTCGCACCAGAAATCCTCACGAAGATCAAaaaagaggtcgaaagacttcttcGTTGCAATTTCATCAAGACCACAAGGTACGTCGATTGGATTGCTAATATTGTCCCCGTTATCAAGAAAAGTGGCTCTTTGCGAGTATGTATAGACTTTTGTGATCTAAATGCAGCAACCCCTAAGGATGAGTACCCAATGCATGTGGCAGAAATGTTGGTTGACTCAGCCGCATGCTATGAGTATCTCAGCatgcttgatggatattctggctATAACCAGATTTTCATTGCAGAAGAAGATGTTTCTAAAACAGCTTTTCGATGTCCAGGGGCAATAGGCACTTATGAGTGGATAGTCATGCCTTTTGGCCtaaaaaatgttggggcaacataccAGCAAGCAATGAATTCTATATTTCATGATTATATAGAGACATTCATGCAA GCTGGAGATTTTCtgggctttgtggtccataaaaagGGGATAGAGATCAATCAGAACAAGACGAAGGCTATCATGGAGACCAAAGCACCATCAACCAAAAAAGAATTGCAATCATTATTAGGAAAGATAAACTTCCTAAGAAGATTCATCTCGAATTTAAGTGGTCGAACTCAAGCCTTCTCTCCCCTTCTGCGCTTGAAACAAGGGAAGTTCGAATGGAATGACGAACACcaaaaggcattcgacaagatcAAACATTATCTGACGAATCCTCCTATCTTGGTACCACCATGTGGAAAGAAGCCTATGAGACT GTTACTCAAAAAATTCGAATACGTCGACATAAAACATGTCCCTAGAATAAAAAACCAAGAGGCTAATGACTTAGCACAAATAGCCTCAgggtataaaatttcaaaagaaaagCTAGAAGAACTTGTCGAAGTAAGAGGAAAGGCAATGGCTGCCAGATTATCTCCGACAGATTTGGAAAGCACCCAGTTAGGATATGCTAACAAAAAGGAGTTTGAAATATTGGCCATTGATACCTTGATAGATACAAATTGGAGGAATCCAATTATTAATTATCTCAAGGACCCGTCGACAGACACAGAAAGAAAAACCAAGTACAGGGCTTTATCTTACGTATTGATAGGGAATGAATTATTCAAGAAAACCCCTGAAGGGATCCTGTTGAAATGCTTAGGAGAAAGCGAAGCTTACTTGGCGTTATCTAGTGTACATAGTGGAGCTTGTGGAGCACATCAGgcaggccataagatgaaatggttgcTTTTCAGATATGGAATGTATTGGCCCACCATGTTAAAAGATTGTATAGAGTTTGCTAAGGGTTGCCAAGAATGTCAAATACATGCAGGAACTCAACATGCTCCT CATGTAGGAAAAAAGCCaaaaaattggcacaaaactTTAGACCAAGCACTCTGGGCTTGTCAAACCTCCCCTAAAGAAGCCACTAACACTACACCTTTCCAGCTTACATTTGGACATGATGCAGTACTACCTATCGAAGTCTACTTGCAATCAGTAAGAATCCAAAGACAAGGAGAAATTCCATCTGATTTATACTGGGAAATGATGATAAATGAGCTGGTGGATTTGGACGAAGACAGGTTACATGCGTTAGAAGTATTAAGAAGACAGGGGGAGAGGGTAGCAAGGGCATACAATAAGAGGGTCAAAGGTAAAACCTTTACCATGAATGATTTAGTGTGGAAGGTCATATTGCCTATGGATCGAAAGAATAAGGCATTAGGGAAATGGTCTCAACATTGGGAAGGACCTTTTCGAATTCTAAAAGCCTTTTCAAACAATGCATACGAAATAGAAGAACTAGAAGAGGATCGAAGAATCCTAAAagtaaatggaaaatacttaaaGAAGTATAAACCATTTATGCACGAAGTTAGAATCATAACAGTAAGTAAAAAACTGTCATGGCCAAAATGGTGA